CGGCCCGCCTGCGGGTGAGCACGGCGAGGACCAGCCCCAGCACGGGCACGCCGGCCGCCACCCACGCCGCGGCGGCCAGGGAGCGCGCCGACCGCGCCAGCTCCTCGGCCGTGGGGCTCTCGCCGAGGAAGGTCAGGCTCTCGCCGACGGCCCGCAGGACCAGCAGCCCGCCACCGACGAACCAGCCGAGGCCCAGCAGGGGCAGCAGGACGCCCGCCACCCGGTGGGCCGCCGTCGGGGCCGGCAGCGGCGTGCGCGCCGGGGGCGGGGGGTGCGGGATGCGCTCAGCCCGTCTTGGCCTGCGCCGCTGCCTCGCGGCGCTTCTTGGCCGCGTCGACCGACGCCCGCAGGGCGGCCACCAGGTCGACGACCTCGGCCTCCTTCGGCGCCTCCGTCTCCTCGGGCGGGGCGACACCCTCGGCCTTGCTCTGCACCAGCGCCTCGACCGCCTCCCGGTAGGAGTCGGTGAAGTCCTCGGGGGCGAAGTCCCCCGAGAGGGCGTCGATGAACGACTGGGCCATCGTCACCTCCGCGTCGGAGACGGTGACGCTGTCGGGCGGCGCCGCGAAGGAGCCGTCCCGCAGCTCGTCGGGCCACAGCATCGTGTGCATGACCAGCACGCCGTCCTTGGGCCGGATCAGCGCCAGCGCCTCCCGCGAGCGCAGGGCCACCTTGACCACCGCGCACTGCTCGCTCTTGGTCAGCGCGTCGCGGAGCAGCACGTACGGCTTGACGCCGGGGCCGTCGGCCTGCAGGAAGTAGCTCTTGCTGAAGTAGGCCGGGTCGACCTCGTCGGAGTCGACGAACTGCACGACCTCCACCGACTTGGTGGTGGCCAGCGGCAGCTGGTCCATGTCCTCCTTGTCGAGGACGACCATCCGCCCGTCGGCCATCTCGTAGCCCTTGGCGATGTCCCCGTAGGGCACCTCCTCGCCGTCGAGCTCGCAGACGCGCTTGTACTTGATCCGACCGCCGTCCTCGGCGTGCACCTGCCGGAAGCTGATGTCCTTCTCCTCCGTCGCGGAGTACAGCTTCACCGGGATGGTGACGAGCCCGAAGGAGATGGCTCCCTTCCAGATGGAACGTGGCATGGGCTCAGTGTGCCCGATCTGCCGCCGCCGGGAACCGCTCCTGGTCAGGGGAGCCGCCACGACGGTCCGCTCAGGGGGCCGGGGCGGTGCCGCGGACCGCGCGCGACGCACCGTCGGGCGGCTCAGCCCAGGGCGTCCAGCTCCTCCGGGGCGAACCACAGCAGGTCGTGACCGTCGGTCAGGGCGACGACGGCGGGCAGGTCGTAGGCCTGCGCCGGGTCGGTCCCGGTGACGGCCGCCGCGGCGGCCGCGACGGCCGGGCCCGCGACCTCCTCGTCGGCGAACAGGGAGCGGACCTGGGGCCAGCGCAGGTCGGCGACGTCCACCTCGCCCGAGGGGCCACGGCCGTCGACGACGCGGTCGTCGGGGACCTCCGCGGCCAGCACCAGCCGGCGTGCGCCGGCCAGCCCGGCGAGCGCGGCCACCCCGGCGGCGTTGAGCGCGGCGTAGTCGCCCTCCTCGTCGTCCGGCGCCAGGTCGAGCGCCCGGCGCAGCGACGGCGTGGCCGCGTGCCCCGCCACCGCGTCCAGGGGCTCACCGTCGCGCAGGGCACGGGCGCGGGACAGCGGGAGCGGGACGTAGACCATCACGGGGCGACCTCCGGGTCGTCGAGGGCTCGGGCGGGGCGCGGGGGGTCGAGAGCCGGGTCGCCTCGAGGGCTCCTCGGCGGGTCCGGCCCTCACCGTAGCGCGCCGCCGCGGTCCGACGACCGGCGACGGAGGCCGCGGACCAGGGGCGCACGTACGGTGGGAGCGACGTCCCCCCACCCGAGAGCGAGAGCAGCACGTGAGCAGCACCCGGCCGACCGCCCTCCCCGGCGCCCCCTCCGTGCGACGGCACCGCGCTCGCGCCGCGGCCCTGCTGGCGGCCGTGGCGCTGGGTCTCACCCTGACGGCGTGCACGAGCACCGAGCAGCCGGCCGTCCCGGCCCCCACCGGGGCCAGCAGCGTCGGCGTCCCCGCGGCGAACGCGCTGACGATCGACGTCACCATCGCCGGCGGCGACGTCACGCCGAACGGCCAGAAGCTCGACGTGGCCGTCGGCCAGCAGGTCGTGCTGGACGTGACCTCGGACGCGGACGACGAGGTCCACGCCCACACCGGTGGGGACGGCTACGAGCTCGAGGTGAAGGCCGGCCAGCCGGCCACGGGCAGCTTCACCCTGACCAGCCCCGGCAGCTTCGAGGTCGAGCTGCACCACCTGAAGAAGGTCGTCGTCATCCTCAACGCCCGCTGAGCGCCCGCGTGCTCATCCCCCTGCACGGCATCGCCTCCCGGCACGACCTGCCGCTGCCCTTCTCCTACGTCGTCGTCGGCGCGGCGCTGGCCCTGACGGTCTCGTTCGGCGTGCTGCTGCTGGCCTGGCGCCGGCCCCGGTTCGCCCGCGTCGGCGGCGTCGAGCTCCCCCGCCTGACCCGGGTCGTCGACGCCCCGCTCACCCGCGTCGTCGCCCAGCTGCTCGTGCTGGCGGTGTTCGGCTGGGCCGGCCTCGCCCTGATGGCCGGGCAGGACCTGCTCACCAACCCCGCCTTCGGCTTCGTCTACGTCTGGGTGTGGGTGGGCCTCGTCCCGGTCTCGCTGCTGCTCGGGCAGGTCTGGCGCGCCACCAACCCCGTCCGCACCGTCCACCGGCTGCTCTGCGCCGTCGCCCGGGTGGACCCCGACCAGGGGGTGCTCCGGCTCCCGCGCCGGCTGGGCGTCTGGCCCGCGGCGCTCGGCCTGTTCGCCTTCGCCTGGCTGGAACTGGTGCAGCCCGACCGCACCACCCTGGCCGTGCTGCGGGTCTGGGTGCTGGCCTGGTTCGTCCTGCTGGTGCTGGGCGCCATCCTCTTCGGCGCCCGCTGGATCGGGGCCGCCGACCCGTTCGAGGCGTACGCCCGCAGCGTCGCGCAGCTGTCGCCCTGGCGGCGGGTGGGTGACACGCTCCGGCTGGTCAACCCGCTGGCCGGGCTGACCGCGTGGCGCCCGCCGCCGGGAGCGGTCGGGGTGGTGGCCGCCCTGCTCGGCAGCACCGCCTTCGACAGCTTCGCCAACACCTCCTGGTGGATCCGCACGGTGCAGAGCTCCGACGTCATCACGGTCGTGTGGGGCACCGGCGGGCTGGCCGCGATGATCCTCTTCGTGCTCGTCACGTTCAGCCTGGCCGCGGCGTGGATGGCCCGTCACGGCGACCGGCGCGCCCGTGACTACCCGCGGCTGATGGCCGGCTCCGTGGTGCCGATCGTCATCGGCTACGCGGTCGCCCACTACTTCACGCTGCTGGTCACCGAGGGGCAGCGGACCGCCGCCCTCTGGTCGGACCCGCTGGGCCGGGGCTGGGACGTCTTCGGCTCGGCCGGGATGACCGTCGACACCGCCGTCTTCGCCCACCCGACCGCCATCGCCGTCGTGCAGGCGGGCGCGATCGTCCTCGGCCACGTGGTGGGCATCGTCTGCGCGCACGAGAAGGCGGTCGCCCTGCTCCCCGAGCGGGAGGCCCTGCGGGGCCAGTGGCCGATGCTCGTGGTGATGGTGGGCTACACGTGCGCCGGGCTGCTGCTGCTCTTCTCACCCTGAGCCGGCGCCCCGTCGCCGGGGCCCGCGGCGCTTGTGCAGACAACCGGACCATCGTCCGGTCGGCACCTATGCTGCCTCCATGAGCGCACCGCCCGTCATGCGTGAGCTCGACATCACGCTGGACCGCAACTCCCCCGTGCCGCTCTACCACCAGCTGGCGCAGGCGATCGAGCAGGCCATCAGCAGCGGGGTGCTCGCGCCGGGCGACCGGCTGGAGAACGAGCTCTCGCTGACCAGCCGGCTGGGGCTCTCCCGGCCGACGGCCCGGCAGGCGATCCAGGAGCTGGTCAAGAAGGGGCTGCTGGTCCGCAAGCGGGGCGTCGGCACCCAGGTGGTCCGCTCCCAGTTCCGCCGCGACGAGCGGCTCAGCAGCCTCAACGAGGACCTGGCCCAGGCCGGCCGGCGACCGGCCACCCGCCTGCTGGAGATGAGCGTCGGCGACCTGGACGGGGACGTCCGCGAGGCCATCGACGCGGCGGAGGTCACCGAGCGGGAGTTCACCAGGATCCGCCGGCTGCGGCTGGCCGACGACGTGCCGCTGGCCATCCTCACCAACTACCTGCCGGCCCACCTGGCGCTCGACGAGGCGGACCTGCAGCGCCGCGGGCTCTACGCCTGCCTCCGCGCGCTGGGCATCAACCTGAAGATCGCCCACCAGCGAATCTCGGCCCGGCTGATGACGGAGGAGGAGGCGGAGCTGCTGGACGTCGAGACGCCCGCCGCCTGCCTCACCGTCGACCGGATCGCCTACGACGACGTGGGCCAGTTCGTCGAGTTCGGCCGGCACGTCTACCACGCCGCCCACTACTCGATCCAGTCCTCCCTGGTCGTCTGAGCCCGTCGGCGGGCCCGGCGCTCAGGCGTCCCGGACGCCCGTGCGCCGGACGACCGGCTCCTCGGTCGACCACGGGAAGTTGATCCACTGGTCGGTCCGCCGCCAGGCGAAGTCGGCCTTGATGATCGACTGCGGCTTCTCGTACAGCACCGCCGTGCGGGCCTCGGCGACGTGGCCGCCGCAGAACTGGTGCACCAGCTCGAGGGTCTTGCCGGTGTCGGCGACGTCGTCGACGACGAGCACCTTGGCCTGGTCGAGGTCGCGGGCGTCGAGGAAGGGCGGCAGCATCACCGGCACGTCCAGCCGGGCGTCGACGCCGGTGTAGAACTCGACGCTGATGGTGAAGAGGTTCTTGCAGTCCAGGGCGTAGGCCAGCGCGCCGGCCGGCACCAGCCCGCCGCGGGCGATGCCGAGCAGGATGTCCGGCTCGAAGTCGCTGTCCGCGACCTGCTGGGCGAGCTCGCGGATGCCCTGCCCGAACAGCTCGTAGGTCAAGATCTCCCGCGTCATGGCGCTCCTCCGTGTCCCGAGGTCGACGGAGCCGTTGCGCCGACGCGCCCATCATCGCGGTCCCGCGCCGGCCGGCCGCGCACGGCCCCTCCGCCGGACACCCTGCTCAGCGCAGCGGCCCCACCTCCAGCGCGGTGACCAGCCAGCGGGCCTGCCGGGCCTCGAGCCGGAGCGCGAGGGGTACCGGGCGCTCCCCCAGCCGGCCGTGCACCGCCACCTCGGCGACCCCCGCCGCCGGGTGCTGGACCCGCACCGAGCGCAGGCCGGGCACCGGGGCGGGCGCCCCGGCCCGCCGGCGGGGCAGCCGGCCGGCCAGCGCGGTGAGCACGTCGGCCTCCAGCCACCGGCCGAGCTGCGCGCACGGCCGGCGGCCGGCCAGCACCTCCAGCAGGGCGACGGCCAGGGCCACGCTCCACGCGCGGGCGTCAGGCAACCCCGCCGGGACCGCCGCCGCCGCGTCGGGCCCGGTGAGGACGACGAGGGGGTCACCGGCCGGCCGCAGGTCCAGGGCCGGCTGGGCGGCGGCGGCGGCCGGTGCCGGTGCCGGCACCGCCCAGTGCCGGGCGTCGGGGCGGCTCTCCACCACGGGGGTGACGAGCGGACGGGTCAGGGTGGGCGGCACGGCGGGCCTCCTCGGTCCGGGGCGGGCGGGTGAGACCACCAGCCTGGGGCCGCGGGCGCCCGCCGGACCCGGTCCGCCGGCGATCTGTGGACGACGGCCGGCCCGGTCGGCCCGGCGCCGGGGGCGCAGCGGGAACACTGGCCCGGTGAGCACCACGACGATCCAGGCGCTGCTGGGCGACCTCGACACCCGGTTGACCGCCCTGCCGCCCGAGCACGCCCACCTCGGCACGTTCCTCGGCACCTACCGCCGGACGACCGCGGCCATCGGGACGGCGGTGGCGGGCGGCCGGTTCGAGGACCCGGCCTGGGTGGTCCGCTGGACCGACGTGTTCGGCCGCTACTACACCGACGCGCACGACCGGCACCTCGCCGGCGACCCGGTCCCGCGGCCCTGGCGGATCGCCTTCGGCCTCGCCGCCGACGTGCACCCGCTGGGCCACCTGCTGGTGGGCATCAGCACCCACATCAACTACGACCTGCCGCAGGCGATGCTCGACGTGATCTCCGCGGACGACTTCGCCGACCCCCGGCTGCTCGCCGGCCGGGTGCGCGACCACGACCGCGTCGACGGCGTGCTGGCCGCCCGGGTGGCAGCCGAGGACACGGCGCTCGGCGGCGCGCGCCGGCTGGTCGACCGGGTGCTCACGCCGGCCAACCGGTGGGCGTCGCGCCGCTTCCTCGCCGAGTCGCGGCACAAGGTGTGGGAGAACGTGCTGGCCCTGCAGGAGGCCCGGGGCGCCGGTCCGGAGGCGTACCGCGGGCGGCTGGCCGAGCTGGAGGTGCTCGCCGCGGCCAAGGCGGTCGACGTCCTGACCCCGGGCCTCGTGCTGCCGCGGCTGGCGCTCGCCGGGTTCGGCGTCCGGCTGCCGCCGGCCTGACCAGGGTGTCGGGGTCAGCCGCGCAGCAGCACCCAGGTGCGGCCGGGCCGCAGCGGGAGGGCGTCGCCGTCCCGGTCGCGGAGGCTCAGGGGCGCGCTGCGCCGGCTGCGCTGCCAGGTGCCGGTGAGCGTGCGCCCGTCACGGTGCACCGTCACCTTCCCCCGGCCCACGGTCGACGAGAGCACCGACGCGGCGCCCAGCACGTCCCGGTTGCCGTCCGGTGTGTTCTCGACGTCGAGCACGACGACGTTCTCCGCCTCGACGGAGCCGGTGCCGCCGTCGCGGTACCGGCGGCCGTTCCAGGTGACGCCGTAGTGGCCGTCTCGGTGGTCGAAGTCGAACCGGTCGGCCCCGATCCGCACCGCCGCGCTGCGGGCGCGGGCGGCGTCGTCCCAGACGGCGGCGTCCGCGTCGAAGGTCCAGCCGGGCGAGCGCGGCGGGTCCAGCTCCGTCGTCCGGGCGAGGGCGCGCAGGTCGACGACCACGTCGTGGGGGGCCACCCGGGCGGGGTCGCGGTCGTCCCGCTGCAGCGCCAGGATCGGGGCGTCGTCGATCTTCGCCTGGACCCGGGCGTTGGCGCCGGAGTAGACCAGCGCCGTGCGCCCGAAGGCGGGCAGCAGCTGCACGTCGGTGCTGCGGGCGCTCCGGACCGGGCCCACCCGCCGGGGGAACGCGGAATGGTACAGCGCGACGAGCCGGGTCTGCGCACCCTCGACCTCCTCGACGACGACGACGTCGGCGGCCGAGAGGCCCAGCTGCGGCCAGGCCGCGGCGATGTTCTCCACCTTGACGGCGAGCACGCCGGCCTCGACCGGCTGCCGGCCGGTCAGCGGGTCGACCGGGCGGGGGCGCGGGGTGCGCCGGGGCGTCGGAGCGGCCGACGGGGTCGCGGCGCCGGAGGTGGCCGCGGCCGTGGGCGCGACCCGCGTCGGCGCGCCGCGGTCCTGGACGGCGAGCAGGCCCAGCGCACCGACGACCAGGGCCGCGCCCAGCCCGGACGCCACGACCACCGGTCGGCGTCGGCGGGGTCTCCTCGTCACGCCGCCCAGCCTGCCCGAGAACAGCGCCGCCGCCGGCCCTGACGCGCGGGAGGCGACGTCAGGGGCGGCGGCGGAGCGGGCCCTACCGGGAGGTCAGCTGCCGGAGCGGCCGTGGCAGAGCTTGAACTTCTTGCCCGAGCCGCAGGGGCAGGGGGCGTTCCGGCCGACGCCGGCGTACTCGTCGGCTGCGGCGGCGGTCTGACCCACCGTCTTGACCGAACCGTCCTCGTCCGGGGCGGTGTAGCTCAGGGTGCGGGCCCGGTCGCCCCCGAGGCCCTTGGCCCGCACCTGCGGCCGGCTGACGGGCTCCGGCTCCAGCGCGACGGGCTCGGACTCCAGGGCCACCAGCTCCTCCGCCTCCTCCGGCACCTCGTCAGCGTCGACGGCGTGGACCGCGACCCCGAAGTCGTCCGGGTCGGGACCGGACTCGACCAGCGGCCCGTGCTCCTCCTGGGGCCGGTGACCGTTGCCGGAGGCCCCGTGGCCGCGGGCCCCGATCTGGACGGCGCGACCGTCGCCACCGGTGACCACGCCGACGGCCGGCGCCTGCTCGACCTCCACCTCCAGGTGGAACACGAAGCCGACGACCTCCTCCATGAACGCGGCCATCATGGTGGCGAACATGTCGCCACCCTCGCGCTGGTACTCCACCAGCGGGTCGCGCTGGGCCATGGCCCGCAGACCGATGCCCTCGCGCAGGTAGTCCATCTCGTAGAGGTGCTCACGCCACTTGCGGTCCAGCACGGTGAGCAGCACCCGCCGCTCGAGCTCGCGCATGACGTCCGAGCCGAGGCTCTCCTCGCGCCGGTCGTAGGCGGCCTGGGCGTCGGCCCGGAAGTCCTCCACCAGGGTGGCGCGGTCGAGGTCGTCGCGCTCCTCGTACTCCTCGCGGGACAGCGACACCGGGTAGAGCGTGCGCATGTTCGTCCACAGCTGCTCGAGGTCCCAGTCCTCCGCGAAGCCCTCGGTGGCGGCGTTCACGTACTGCTCGACGACGGTGTCGACGGTGGCACGCAGCCGGCCCTCGACGTCGGCCCCCTCGAGCACCTTGCGCCGGTCGCCGTAGATGGCGTGCCGCTGGCGGTTCATCACGTCGTCGTACTTGAGGATGTTCTTGCGGATCTCGAAGTTCTGCGACTCGACCTGGCCCTGGGCGCTGGCGATCGAGGCCGACACCCGCTTGTTCTCGATGGGCTGGTCGTCGGGCATCTTGAGCGCCTGCAGCACCCACTCGACGATGTCGGACTTGAACAGCCGCATCAGGTCGTCGCCGAGGGAGAGGTAGAAGCGGCTCTCGCCCGGGTCGCCCTGCCGGCCGGACCGGCCGCGGAGCTGGTTGTCGATGCGGCGCGACTCGTGCCGCTCGGAGCCGACGACGTAGAGACCGCCGGCCGCGACGACCTCCTCGTGCTCGTCCGCGCCCTGCTGCTCGAACTCGGCCAGCACCTCCGGGTAGCGCGCCTCGTACTCCTCGACGTGCTCGACCGGGTCGATGCCCTGCTCCCGCAGCCGGTGGTCGGCCTGGAACTCGGGGTTGCCGCCGAGGATGATGTCGGTACCGCGGCCGGCCATGTTGGTGGCCACGGTGACGGCGCCCTTGCGGCCCGCCATCGCGACGATCGCCGCCTCGCGCTCGTGCTGCTTCGCGTTCAGCACCTCGTGCGGGACGCCGGCCTTCTTGAGGAGCCGGGAGAGGATCTCGGACTTGGCCACCGACGCGGTGCCGATGAGGACCGGCTGGCCCTGCTCGTGCCGCTCCGCGACGTCGGCCACCACCGCGTCGAACTTGGCCTCCTCGGTGCGGTAGATCAGGTCGCGCTGGTCGATCCGGATCATGTCCTTGTTCGTGGGGATCGGCACCACGCCCAGGCCGTAGATCTTCTGGAACTCACTGGCCTCGGTCATCGCCGTGCCGGTCATGCCCGAGAGCTTCTCGTACATCCGGAAGTAGTTCTGCAGCGTGATCGTGGCCAGCGTCTGGTACTCGTCGCGGATCTGCACCCGCTCCTTGGCCTCGATGGCCTGGTGCAGGCCCTCGTTGTAGCGCCGGCCGACCAGGCTGCGGCCGGTGTGCTCGTCGACGATCAGCACCTCGCCGTCCACCACGACGTAGTCGCGGTCGACCTTGAACAGCTCCTTGGCCTTGATCGCGTTGTTCAGGTAGGAGATGAGCGGGGTGTTGGCCGACTCGTAGAGGT
The window above is part of the Friedmanniella luteola genome. Proteins encoded here:
- a CDS encoding Ku protein, which translates into the protein MPRSIWKGAISFGLVTIPVKLYSATEEKDISFRQVHAEDGGRIKYKRVCELDGEEVPYGDIAKGYEMADGRMVVLDKEDMDQLPLATTKSVEVVQFVDSDEVDPAYFSKSYFLQADGPGVKPYVLLRDALTKSEQCAVVKVALRSREALALIRPKDGVLVMHTMLWPDELRDGSFAAPPDSVTVSDAEVTMAQSFIDALSGDFAPEDFTDSYREAVEALVQSKAEGVAPPEETEAPKEAEVVDLVAALRASVDAAKKRREAAAQAKTG
- a CDS encoding DUF6912 family protein; translated protein: MVYVPLPLSRARALRDGEPLDAVAGHAATPSLRRALDLAPDDEEGDYAALNAAGVAALAGLAGARRLVLAAEVPDDRVVDGRGPSGEVDVADLRWPQVRSLFADEEVAGPAVAAAAAAVTGTDPAQAYDLPAVVALTDGHDLLWFAPEELDALG
- a CDS encoding GntR family transcriptional regulator — protein: MSAPPVMRELDITLDRNSPVPLYHQLAQAIEQAISSGVLAPGDRLENELSLTSRLGLSRPTARQAIQELVKKGLLVRKRGVGTQVVRSQFRRDERLSSLNEDLAQAGRRPATRLLEMSVGDLDGDVREAIDAAEVTEREFTRIRRLRLADDVPLAILTNYLPAHLALDEADLQRRGLYACLRALGINLKIAHQRISARLMTEEEAELLDVETPAACLTVDRIAYDDVGQFVEFGRHVYHAAHYSIQSSLVV
- a CDS encoding phosphoribosyltransferase, with the translated sequence MTREILTYELFGQGIRELAQQVADSDFEPDILLGIARGGLVPAGALAYALDCKNLFTISVEFYTGVDARLDVPVMLPPFLDARDLDQAKVLVVDDVADTGKTLELVHQFCGGHVAEARTAVLYEKPQSIIKADFAWRRTDQWINFPWSTEEPVVRRTGVRDA
- a CDS encoding Rv3235 family protein, giving the protein MPPTLTRPLVTPVVESRPDARHWAVPAPAPAAAAAQPALDLRPAGDPLVVLTGPDAAAAVPAGLPDARAWSVALAVALLEVLAGRRPCAQLGRWLEADVLTALAGRLPRRRAGAPAPVPGLRSVRVQHPAAGVAEVAVHGRLGERPVPLALRLEARQARWLVTALEVGPLR
- a CDS encoding DUF5995 family protein: MSTTTIQALLGDLDTRLTALPPEHAHLGTFLGTYRRTTAAIGTAVAGGRFEDPAWVVRWTDVFGRYYTDAHDRHLAGDPVPRPWRIAFGLAADVHPLGHLLVGISTHINYDLPQAMLDVISADDFADPRLLAGRVRDHDRVDGVLAARVAAEDTALGGARRLVDRVLTPANRWASRRFLAESRHKVWENVLALQEARGAGPEAYRGRLAELEVLAAAKAVDVLTPGLVLPRLALAGFGVRLPPA
- a CDS encoding DUF3048 domain-containing protein codes for the protein MTRRPRRRRPVVVASGLGAALVVGALGLLAVQDRGAPTRVAPTAAATSGAATPSAAPTPRRTPRPRPVDPLTGRQPVEAGVLAVKVENIAAAWPQLGLSAADVVVVEEVEGAQTRLVALYHSAFPRRVGPVRSARSTDVQLLPAFGRTALVYSGANARVQAKIDDAPILALQRDDRDPARVAPHDVVVDLRALARTTELDPPRSPGWTFDADAAVWDDAARARSAAVRIGADRFDFDHRDGHYGVTWNGRRYRDGGTGSVEAENVVVLDVENTPDGNRDVLGAASVLSSTVGRGKVTVHRDGRTLTGTWQRSRRSAPLSLRDRDGDALPLRPGRTWVLLRG
- a CDS encoding SEC-C metal-binding domain-containing protein; this encodes MPEEAEELVALESEPVALEPEPVSRPQVRAKGLGGDRARTLSYTAPDEDGSVKTVGQTAAAADEYAGVGRNAPCPCGSGKKFKLCHGRSGS